The sequence CCAGGCTGGGTAATGGCTAGCACATTAGCCGCGCCGCTAATACTTTTTTGCCGAGCAACTTCTTGAAATGTTTTTAAATGACGGAGCCGAATAAGATCGCTGGGTAGCATTGTATCACCGTTATTGAATAACCTATAAGTTATATTTCTTGTATAATTTATCATTTTACATAATCTGTCAATTCATTTAGAACAATTATTAGGAGGACAGACCAATGCAATTTACCATCGCCAATGATATAGTCATGCATTACCAAACTGCTGGTCGTCAAGACGGCCAGCGCCTTGTCTTTATCAATTCGTTGGGAACAGATTTTCGTATCTGGAATGATGTAATTGCTGGTCTTGAAAAAGATTATGCTTGTCTTTGCTATGATAAACGCGGGCATGGTCTGACAGATCTTGGTTTAGTTTTGCAAGATGACAGTTACTCGATTGATCTTTTAACTGATGATTTGCATGCTTTGTTGCAAAATATTGGTTGGGATAGCGATATAACGCTTATCGGCCTATCGGTCGGTGGTCTTATTGCTCAAAATTATGCCTATCGTTTTAAGGATAAGGTTAGCCGTTTGGTGCTTATGGATACGGCGGCAAAAATTGGTACTGAGCAATCTTGGAATGAGCGGATCACTACCATAAAGGCGCATAGTATTGCAGCTATTGGCGAACAAATCATGGCGCGCTGGTTAACCGATGATTTTAAGAATAATCAGCAAGCTGCCTATCAAGCCTATCGCAATATGTTGGAGCGTACACCAAAAGTCGCCTATTGCGCGACCTGCGTGGCTTTGCGCGATAGCGATTTACGTGAGCAAACGGCTAAATTATCGCTTCCTGCTCTTGTTATTGCTGGTGCACAAGATGGTTCGACACCGCCAGAATTGGTGAAAGAAACCGCACGATTGATTAAGGGCGCGCGGTTTGAACTTATTGACGCATGTGGCCATTTACCGTGCATCGAACAGCCGCAAGCAACAATAGAATTATTAAAAAGTTTTCTTTCGGAGGAAGTCCATGGGTGATAATGAGCATAGTGAACGCTATCAAAATGGCTTGAAAACACGCCGGCTTGTGCTTGGCAATGCTCATGTTGATAAGGCTTTGGCAAGTGCCACACCGTTTGATGACGCTTTTCAAACCTTTATTACTGAAGGCGCATGGGGAAGCCTTTGGTCGCGCGATCATTTTTCTAAGCGCGAGCGTTCAATCGTGACACTTGCCTTGCTTGCCGCCCTTGGCCATGAAGAAGAATTTGCCATGCATGTGCGGGCAACGCGTAATACGGGTGCAAGTCCTGAAGATATTCTTGAAGCTTTAATGCATGTCGCAGTTTATGCCGGTGTTCCTGCCGCCAATAGCGCTATAAAAATCGCTAAAAAAGAATTGCAGGAAGTGGAGGAAAATCAGGAAGTGGAGGAAAATAATGACGAATAATTTTTTTGAACGGGGTGGAAATTATTTTCAACGCGATAGAGAATGGCACCCAGCCGCCTATACGCCAGATTATAAAACCAGTATTTTACGCTCGCCGCGTAATGCACTTTTATCCTTGCCTGCCACCATATCTGAAATAACCGGCCCAGTTTTTGGTCATGATATATTGGGGCAATATGATAATGACCTTATTCGCAATTACGCCAAGGATGGCGATCCAATTGGTCAAC comes from Bartonella sp. HY038 and encodes:
- the pcaD gene encoding 3-oxoadipate enol-lactonase, with the protein product MQFTIANDIVMHYQTAGRQDGQRLVFINSLGTDFRIWNDVIAGLEKDYACLCYDKRGHGLTDLGLVLQDDSYSIDLLTDDLHALLQNIGWDSDITLIGLSVGGLIAQNYAYRFKDKVSRLVLMDTAAKIGTEQSWNERITTIKAHSIAAIGEQIMARWLTDDFKNNQQAAYQAYRNMLERTPKVAYCATCVALRDSDLREQTAKLSLPALVIAGAQDGSTPPELVKETARLIKGARFELIDACGHLPCIEQPQATIELLKSFLSEEVHG
- the pcaC gene encoding 4-carboxymuconolactone decarboxylase is translated as MGDNEHSERYQNGLKTRRLVLGNAHVDKALASATPFDDAFQTFITEGAWGSLWSRDHFSKRERSIVTLALLAALGHEEEFAMHVRATRNTGASPEDILEALMHVAVYAGVPAANSAIKIAKKELQEVEENQEVEENNDE